In Eschrichtius robustus isolate mEscRob2 chromosome 2, mEscRob2.pri, whole genome shotgun sequence, a single window of DNA contains:
- the GIPC3 gene encoding PDZ domain-containing protein GIPC3 isoform X2, translating to METTAAREARGAEAPRLPAPPPSPAEPPAASPTPAAPRARPRLVFRTQLAHGSPTGKIEGFTNVRELYAKIAEAFGIAPTEILFCTLNSHKVDMQKLLGGQIGLEDFIFAHVRGETKEVEVTKTEDALGLTITDNGAGYAFIKRIKEGSIINRIEAVCVGDSIEAINDHSIVGCRHYEVAKMLRELPKLQPFTLRLVQPKRAFDRIGQRSRSSKCPMEAKVSSGRETLRLRSGGAATVEEVPSEFEEEASRRVDDLLESYMGIRDPELGKGPGVHHGGDIQEDSECPGVCTPFRLRLGRVRLPGRVCGGGVGRHRRGQGGLWLVCPGAERSPSPEPSPLPQPSRPVPQAQPCSGVQKPRSETQPCSRTQLSSDTKPRSETGITSRTHTSFETEPSPETRPCSRTQPSSETKPRSETQPCPRTQLSSETKLPSRAKASSETKFTSRTHTSFETKPSSETKPSSGTQASSEAQFITRTQSSSEMQPSSRTQLSSRTQDSSEAKLSSDIKSSLGTQTSFKSHPSSKINPSSESQASFMTQPCLKTRPNSGTQDSSMTQLYLDTWSSSEMPVSSGTQVRLKKQPSSRSHVSLGFKDSSQTQPYSHAQTSSGTQMHAAEQPRSRPHPHTRAQSSSSDESSSETEPSSRPQTSATSRPVSRIQTSSGPPSTSGARPASRAPLDVKPHPHCRTQSSSRTSSSSGTQTDFKAWPISRVQSSSGTPPSSRTQLSSREQAGSEIPSSSKTQSTAETHLSSRIQLESGPGTQTNAAIDLSSTALSSSESRPSSRTQPCLGAQKTSGTQLISATLPSSRKQLQTTPPGSSGIEPDFGRQTSSGTQLISRAQPSSGTQTSSVTQPSSGAQFSSRTQPSSTIQFSSEITPSSETQTSSRIQPSSGTQPSSRTQTSSGTQLISETQPSAIMQPLAGVHLISGTQTSSRTQTSSGTQLNSETQPSSGTQTSARIQPSSGAQLCSRTQFSSRTQFRSETHHSSETQTSSRTQPSSGIHLSSRTESVSETQSSSRSQTSSRIQLSSRNGLRPQTPGLDPRTQPDPTPPARPQHPGPPPRAPPPGPRRVSHPQPHDLVQGAQADTGPGRSPSTSALVPQPWSPSAPQKPALPPKPQLGPQKSTLPTKSVIPSSATRAVLLHSQPPEPSARGPAPSAMLREPGPAPQASEPLPYHGGL from the exons ATGGAGACCACAGCGGCCCGCGAGGCCCGGGGGGCCGAGGCCCCACGCCTGCCCGCGCCCCCGCCCTCGCCCGCCGAGCCCCCGGCTGCGTCCCCCACCCCGGCCGCGCCCCGAGCCCGCCCGCGCCTCGTCTTCCGCACGCAGCTGGCTCACGGCAGCCCCACGGGCAAGATCGAGGGCTTCACCAACGTCCGCGAGCTTTACGCCAAGATCGCCGAGGCCTTCGGGATCGCGCCCACCGAG ATCTTATTCTGCACCCTAAACAGCCACAAAGTGGACATGCAGAAACTCCTGGGCGGCCAGATAGGGTTGGAGGACTTTATCTTTGCCCACGTGCGCGGCGAGACCAAAGAGGTGGAGGTCACTAAGACCGAGGACGCCCTGGGACTGACCATCACTGACAACGGGGCTGGCTATGCCTTCATCAAG AGGATCAAGGAAGGCAGTATCATCAACCGGATCGAGGCAGTGTGCGTGGGCGACAGCATTGAGGCCATCAACGACCACTCAATCGTTGGCTGCCGCCACTACGAGGTGGCCAAGATGCTCCGGGAGCTGCCCAAGTTGCAGCCTTTCACCCTGCGCCTGGTTCAGCCCAAGAGAGCCTTCG ATAGGATCGGCCAGAGGAGCCGGAGCAGCAAATGCCCCATGGAGGCAAAAGTCAGCAGTGGGAGGGAGACCCTGCGGCTTCGGTCTGGGGGGGCCGCCACTGTGGAGGAAGTG CCCAGTGAATTTGAGGAAGAGGCATCTCGGAGGGTAGATGACCTGCTGGAGAGCTACATGGGCATTCGGGACCCAGAGCTGGGTAAGGGGCCAGG CGTCCACCATGGTGGAGACATCCAAGAAGACAGTGAGTGTCCAGGAGTTTGCACGCCATTTAGACTCCGTCTTGGGCGAGTTCGCCTTCCCGGACGAGTTTGTGGTGGAGGTGTGGGCCGCCATCGGCGAGGCCAGGGAGGCCTGTGGCTAGTCTGCCCCGGGGCCGAGCGCAGCCCCAGCCCGgagcccagccccctgccccagccctcccGGCCAGTTCCCCAAGCCCAGCCCTGCTCTGGAGTCCAGAAGCCCAGATCTGAGACCCAGCCCTGCTCTAGAACCCAGCTCAGCTCGGACACCAAGCCCAGATCTGAGACTGGCATCACCTCTAGAACCCACACCAGTTTTGAGACCGAGCCCAGCCCTGAGACTCGGCCATGCTCTAGAACCCAGCCCAGCTCAGAGACAAAGCCCAGATCtgagacccagccctgccctaGAACCCAGCTCAGCTCAGAGACCAAGCTCCCCTCTAGAGCCAAGGCCAGCTCTGAGACCAAGTTCACCTCTAGAACCCATACCAGTTTTGAGACCAAGCCCAGCTCTGAGACCAAGCCCTCCTCTGGAACCCAGGCCAGCTCTGAGGCCCAGTTCATCACTAGAACCCAATCCAGTTCTGAGATGCAACCCAGCTCCAGAACCCAGCTCTCCTCTAGAACCCAGGACAGCTCTGAGGCTAAGCTGAGCTCTGATATAAAGTCAAGTTTGGGAACCCAGACAAGTTTTAAGAGCCACCCCAGCTCTAAAATCAATCCTAGTTCTGAAAGCCAGGCCAGCTTTATGACCCAGCCCTGCCTTAAAACTCGACCCAACTCTGGAACGCAAGACAGCTCCATGACCCAGCTGTACCTGGACACCTGGTCTAGCTCAGAAATGCCAGTTAGTTCTGGAACCCAGGTGAGACTCAAGAAGCAGCCCAGTTCCAGAAGCCACGTCAGCTTAGGATTCAAAGACAGTTCCCAAACCCAACCCTATTCTCATGCCCAGACCAGCTCAGGAACCCAGatgcatgctgcagagcagcccaGGTCCAGACCCCACCCCCATACTAGGGCCCAGTCCAGCTCCAGTGATGAGTCCAGCTCAGAGACTGAGCCCAGCTCTAGACCCCAGACTAGTGCAACAAGCAGGCCTGTCTCCAGAATTCAGACAAGCTCTGGACCCCCATCCACCTCTGGGGCAAGGCCCGCCTCCAGAGCTCCACTTGATGTCAAGCCCCACCCTCACTGCAGAACACAGAGCAGCTCTAGAACGTCATCCAGCTCTGGGACCCAGACAGACTTCAAGGCTTGGCCGATTTCCAGAGTTCAGTCTAGCTCAGGCACCCCACCCAGCTCCAGAACTCAGCTCAGTTCTAGAGAACAGGCTGGCTCTGAAATCCCATCCAGCTCTAAAACACAGTCAACTGCTGAGACCCACttgagttccagaatccaactagAGTCTGGTCCTGGGACCCAGACCAATGCAGCAATAGACTTAAGCTCCACAGCTCTGTCGAGCTCTGAGAGCAGGCCCAGCtccaggacccagccctgcctgggAGCTCAAAAAACCTCTGGGACCCAGCTCATCTCAGCAACCCTGCCAAGCTCTAGAAAGCAACTCCAGACCACGCCCCCAGGCAGCTCTGGTATTGAGCCGGACTTTGGGAGACAGACCAGCTCTGGAACTCAGCTCATCTCTagagcccagcccagctctgggACCCAGACAAGTTCAGTAACTCAGCCCAGCTCTGGAGCCCAGTTCAGCTCCAGAACACAGCCCAGCTCCACAATTCAGTTCAGCTCAGAGATAACACCCAGCTCTGAAACCCAGACCAGTTCAAGAATACAGCCCAGCTCTGGAACCCAACCCAGCTCCAGAACGCAGACCAGTTCTGGAACCCAGCTCATCTCTGAGACCCAGCCCAGTGCGATAATGCAGCCCCTCGCTGGAGTCCACCTCATTTCTGGAACCCAAACCAGCTCCAGAACCCAGACCAGTTCTGGAACCCAGCTCAACTCTGAGACCCAGCCCAGCTCTGGGACCCAGACCAGTGCAAGAATTCAGCCCAGCTCTGGAGCCCAGCTCTGCTCCAGAACCCAGTTCAGCTCTAGAACTCAGTTCAGATCTGAGACTCACCACAGCTCTGAAACCCAGACCAGTTCAAGAACCCAGCCCAGCTCTGGAATCCACCTCAGTTCCAGAACCGAATCTGTTTCTGAAACCCAATCCAGCTCCAGAAGCCAGACCAGCTCAAGAATCCAGCTCAGCTCTAGAAATGGGCTCCGCCCACAGACCCCTGGCCTTGACCCCAGAACCCAGCCTGATCCCACTCCCCCAGCCCGACCTCAACACCCAGGCCCACCACCCAGAGCCCCACCTCCAGGTCCTAGGAGGGTCTCTCACCCTCAGCCCCATGATCTGGTTCAAGGAGCCCAGGCCGATACTGGCCCAGGCCGAAGCCCATCCACTTCTGCCCTGGTGCCACAGCCGTGGTCCCCCTCCGCCCCGCAGAAACCAGCCCTTCCCCCCAAGCCCCAGCTGGGACCCCAGAAGTCCACCCTGCCCACCAAATCTGTCATCCCTAGTTCTGCCACCAGGGCGGTCCTCCTGCATTCCCAGCCCCCTGAACCCTCAGCTCGGGGGCCTGCCCCCTCCGCCATGCTCAGGGAGCCAGGGCCGGCTCCGCAGGCGTCAGAGCCCCTCCCCTACCATGGGGGGCTATAG
- the GIPC3 gene encoding PDZ domain-containing protein GIPC3 isoform X1, which translates to METTAAREARGAEAPRLPAPPPSPAEPPAASPTPAAPRARPRLVFRTQLAHGSPTGKIEGFTNVRELYAKIAEAFGIAPTEILFCTLNSHKVDMQKLLGGQIGLEDFIFAHVRGETKEVEVTKTEDALGLTITDNGAGYAFIKRIKEGSIINRIEAVCVGDSIEAINDHSIVGCRHYEVAKMLRELPKLQPFTLRLVQPKRAFDRIGQRSRSSKCPMEAKVSSGRETLRLRSGGAATVEEVPSEFEEEASRRVDDLLESYMGIRDPELASTMVETSKKTVSVQEFARHLDSVLGEFAFPDEFVVEVWAAIGEAREACG; encoded by the exons ATGGAGACCACAGCGGCCCGCGAGGCCCGGGGGGCCGAGGCCCCACGCCTGCCCGCGCCCCCGCCCTCGCCCGCCGAGCCCCCGGCTGCGTCCCCCACCCCGGCCGCGCCCCGAGCCCGCCCGCGCCTCGTCTTCCGCACGCAGCTGGCTCACGGCAGCCCCACGGGCAAGATCGAGGGCTTCACCAACGTCCGCGAGCTTTACGCCAAGATCGCCGAGGCCTTCGGGATCGCGCCCACCGAG ATCTTATTCTGCACCCTAAACAGCCACAAAGTGGACATGCAGAAACTCCTGGGCGGCCAGATAGGGTTGGAGGACTTTATCTTTGCCCACGTGCGCGGCGAGACCAAAGAGGTGGAGGTCACTAAGACCGAGGACGCCCTGGGACTGACCATCACTGACAACGGGGCTGGCTATGCCTTCATCAAG AGGATCAAGGAAGGCAGTATCATCAACCGGATCGAGGCAGTGTGCGTGGGCGACAGCATTGAGGCCATCAACGACCACTCAATCGTTGGCTGCCGCCACTACGAGGTGGCCAAGATGCTCCGGGAGCTGCCCAAGTTGCAGCCTTTCACCCTGCGCCTGGTTCAGCCCAAGAGAGCCTTCG ATAGGATCGGCCAGAGGAGCCGGAGCAGCAAATGCCCCATGGAGGCAAAAGTCAGCAGTGGGAGGGAGACCCTGCGGCTTCGGTCTGGGGGGGCCGCCACTGTGGAGGAAGTG CCCAGTGAATTTGAGGAAGAGGCATCTCGGAGGGTAGATGACCTGCTGGAGAGCTACATGGGCATTCGGGACCCAGAGCTGG CGTCCACCATGGTGGAGACATCCAAGAAGACAGTGAGTGTCCAGGAGTTTGCACGCCATTTAGACTCCGTCTTGGGCGAGTTCGCCTTCCCGGACGAGTTTGTGGTGGAGGTGTGGGCCGCCATCGGCGAGGCCAGGGAGGCCTGTGGCTAG
- the TBXA2R gene encoding thromboxane A2 receptor, whose product MWPNGSSLGPCLRPTNITLEERRLIASPWFAASFCLVGLASNLLALSVLVSARQGSSRARSSFLTFLCGLVITDFMGLLVTGTIVVSQHAALLDWQSVDPGCNLCHFMGVIMVFFGLCPLLLGAAMASERYLGITRPFSRPAAASQRRAWTTVGLVWATALALGLLPLLGVGRYTVQYPGSWCFLTLGAEPGDVAFGLLFTLLGSLSVGLSFLLNTISVATLCHVYHGQEAAQQRPRDCEVEMMAQLTGIMVVASICWMPLLVFIAQTVLRSPPAMSPTGQLSRATEQQLLIYLRVATWNQILDPWVYILFRRAVIRRLHPRLSTGSRSLSLQPQLTRRSTMQ is encoded by the exons ATGTGGCCCAATGGCAGTTCTCTGGGGCCCTGTTTGCGGCCAACAAACATCACGCTGGAGGAACGGCGCCTGATCGCCTCCCCCTGGTTCGCGGCCTCCTTCTGCCTGGTGGGCCTGGCCTCCAACCTGCTGGCGTTGAGCGTGCTGGTGAGTGCGCGGCAGGGCAGCTCCCGTGCGCGATCCTCCTTCCTGACCTTCCTCTGCGGCCTGGTCATCACCGACTTCATGGGGCTGCTGGTCACTGGCACCATCGTGGTGTCCCAGCACGCCGCCCTCTTGGACTGGCAGTCCGTGGACCCAGGTTGCAACCTCTGCCACTTCATGGGAGTCATCATGGTCTTTTTTGGCCTGTGCCCGCTGCTGCTGGGGGCCGCCATGGCCTCGGAGCGTTACCTGGGCATCACCCGGCCCTTCTCACGGCCCGCAGCCGCCTCGCAGCGCCGGGCCTGGACCACGGTGGGGCTGGTGTGGGCCACCGCGCTGGCGCTGGGCCTGCTGCCCCTGCTGGGCGTGGGTCGCTACACCGTGCAGTACCCGGGCTCCTGGTGCTTCCTCACGCTCGGTGCCGAGCCGGGGGACGTGGCCTTCGGTTTGCTCTTCACCCTCCTCGGCAGCCTCTCGGTGGGGCTCTCCTTCCTGCTCAACACGATCAGCGTGGCCACCCTGTGCCACGTCTACCACGGGCAGGAGGCCGCCCAGCAGCGCCCACGGGACTGCGAGGTCGAGATGATGGCTCAGCTCACGGGCATCATGGTGGTGGCCAGCATCTGCTGGATGCCGCTGCTG gtCTTTATCGCCCAGACGGTGCTGCGGAGCCCGCCTGCCATGAGCCCGACCGGGCAGCTGTCCCGAGCCACCGAGCAGCAGCTGCTTATCTACCTGCGCGTGGCCACCTGGAACCAGATCCTCGACCCCTGGGTGTACATCCTGTTTCGCCGGGCGGTGATCCGGCGCCTCCACCCTCGCCTCAGTACCGGGTCCAGGTCGCTCTCCCTGCAACCCCAGCTCACCCGCAGGTCCACGATGCAGTAG
- the CACTIN gene encoding splicing factor Cactin produces MGRGTRSRSRSAGRRGRRQRSRSGSRSRSRSWSGSHGRRNRRRRDDEGRGRRRSWERRSDSDEERWGRRRGRQSRSPPPAHRRSQDRSSQSDSGDERQQRRRRWARQWQQRTHSWSPSSSASSSASPAHSQSPREAAAVLSQRRGLQERLRLREERKQQEELLKAFETPEEKRARRLAKKEAKERKKREKMGWGEEYMGYTNTDNPFGDNNLLGTFIWNKALEKKGIGHLEEKELKERNKRIQEDNRLELQKVKQLRLEREREKAMREQELEMLQREKEAEHFKTWEEQEDNFHLQQAKLRSKIRIRDGRAKPIDLLAKYISAEDDDLAVEMHEPYTFLNGLTVADMEDLLEDIQVYMELEQGKNADFWRDMTIITEDEIAKLRKLEASGKGPGERREGVNASVSSDVQSVFKGKTYSQLQVIFQGIEGKIRAGGPNLDMGYWESLLQQLRAHMARARLRERHQDVLRQKLYKLKQEQGVESEPLFPILKQEPQSPGHSLEPEDPAPTPPGPSEGGAAEPEAEAAAPAEGEADGEAVLMEEDLIQQSLDDYDAGKYSPRLLTAHELPLDAHVLEPDEDLQRLQLSRQQLQVTGDATESAEDIFFRRAKEGMGQDEAQFSVEMPLTGKAYLWADKYRPRKPRFFNRVHTGFEWNKYNQTHYDFDNPPPKIVQGYKFNIFYPDLIDKRSTPEYFLEACADNKDFATLRFHAGPPYEDIAFKIVNREWEYSHRHGFRCQFANGIFQLWFHFKRYRYRR; encoded by the exons ATGGGTCGAGGTACACGCTCGCGCTCGCGGTCGGCTGGTCGCAGGGGCCGAAGGCAGCGGAGCCGGAGTGGGAGTCGGAGTCGGAGCCGAAGTTGGAGCGGGAGCCATGGGCGGCGAAACCGACGTCGCCGGGACGAcgaggggcggggcaggcggaGGAGCTGGGAGCGCAG GTCGGATTCGGATGAGGAGCGGTGGGGGCGGCGGCGAGGCAGGCAGAGCCGGAGCCCCCCGCCAGCCCACCGGCGCTCCCAGGACCGCTCCTCTCAGTCCGACTCGGGTGACGAGCGGCAGCAGCGGCGGCGCCGATGGGCCCGCCAGTGGCAGCAGCGGACACACTCCTGGTCCCCCAGCTCCTCCGCGTCCAGCTCCGCGTCCCCGGCCCACTCCCAGAGCCCTCGGGAGGCGGCGGCAGTCCTGAGCCAGCGGCGGGGCCTGCAGGAGCGGCTGCGCCTGCGCGAGGAGCGGAAGCAGCAGGAGGAGCTGCTGAAGGCCTTCGAGACGCCCGAGGAGAAGCGGGCACGGCGGCTGGCCAAGAAGGAGGCCAAGGAGAGGAAGAAGCGGGAGAAGATGGGCTGGGGCGAGGAGTACATGGGCTACACCAACACCGACAACCCCTTCGGTGACAACAACCTGCTGGGCACCTTCATCTGGAACAAG GCCCTGGAGAAGAAGGGGATCGGCCACCTGGAGGAGAAGGAGCTGAAGGAGCGGAACAAGAGGATCCAGGAGGACAACCGGCTGGAGCTGCAGAAG GTGAAGCAGCTGCGGCTGGAGCGGGAGCGGGAGAAGGCCATGCGGGAGCAGGAGCTGGAGATGCTGCAGCGGGAGAAGGAGGCGGAGCACTTCAAGAcgtgggaggagcaggaggacaACTTCCACCTCCAGCAGGCCAAGCTGCG CTCCAAGATCCGCATCCGGGACGGGCGGGCCAAGCCCATCGACCTGCTGGCCAAGTACATCAGCGCCGAGGACGACGACCTGGCCGTGGAGATGCATGAGCCCTACACCTTCCTCAACGGCCTCACGGTGGCCGACATGGAAGACCTGCTGGAGGACATCCAG GTGTACATGGAGCTCGAGCAGGGCAAGAACGCGGACTTCTGGCGGGACATGACCATCATCACGGAGGACGAGATCGCCAAGCTCCGCAAGCTGGAGGCCTCGGGCAAGGGGCCAG GTGAGCGGCGAGAGGGGGTCAACGCCTCGGTCAGTTCCGACGTGCAGTCGGTCTTCAAGGGGAAGACGTACAGCCAGCTGCAGGTCATCTTCCAGGGCATCGAGGGCAAGATACGGGCCGGGGGCCCCAACCTAGACATGGGCTACTGGGAGAGCCTACTGCAGCAGCTGCGTGCCCACATGGCCCGTGCCAG GCTCCGCGAGCGGCACCAGGACGTGCTGCGGCAGAAGCTGTACAAGCTGAAGCAGGAGCAGGGGGTGGAGAGCGAGCCCCTGTTCCCCATCCTCAAGCAGGAGCCGCAGTCTCCGGGCCACAG CCTGGAGCCTGAGGACCCGGCCCCCACCCCGCCCGGGCCCTCGGAGGGTGGCGCTGCTGAGCCCGAGGCGGAAGCGGCCGCGCCGGCGGAGGGCGAGGCGGACGGGGAGGCGGTGCTCATGGAGGAGGATCTGATCCAACAGAGCCTGGACGACTACGACGCCGGCAAGTACAGCCCGCGGCTGCTCACGGCCCACGAGCTGCCGCTGGACGCCCACGTGCTGGAGCCGGACGAGGACCTGCAGCGCCTGCAGCTGTCCAGGCAGCAGCTCCAGGTCACAG GCGACGCCACCGAGAGCGCGGAGGACATCTTCTTCCGGCGCGCCAAGGAGGGCATGGGCCAGGACGAGGCGCAGTTCAGCGTGGAGATGCCGCTGACGGGCAAGGCCTACCTGTGGGCGGATAAGTACCGGCCGCGCAAGCCGCGCTTCTTCAACCGCGTGCACACGGGCTTCGAGTGGAACAAGTACAACCAGACGCACTACGACTTCGACAACCCGCCGCCCAAGATCGTGCAGGGCTACAAGTTCAACATCTTCTACCCCGACCTCATCGACAAGCGCTCCACGCCCGAGTACTTCCTGGAGGCCTGCGCTGACAACAAGGACTTCGCTACGCTCCGCTTCCACGCCGGGCCGCCCTACGAGGACATCGCCTTCAAGATCGTCAACCGCGAGTGGGAGTACTCGCACCGCCACGGCTTCCGCTGCCAGTTCGCCAACGGCATCTTCCAGCTCTGGTTCCACTTCAAGCGCTACCGCTACCGCCGGTGA